In Comamonas sp. lk, the following proteins share a genomic window:
- a CDS encoding SDR family oxidoreductase — protein sequence MSTIVMSGCATGIGAATRKLLEAEGRRVIGIDIRDAEVIADLSTPEGRQQAIRHALELTGGALDGLVLCAGLGPQTQPVGKVVSVNYFGAVELLDAFLPALQKGSKPAAVVISSVASAHLPWDKNPLAAALEAGEEAKAQAIVVGAGEAGGNLAYAGTKNALTVAVRKRTDVWGKAGVRLNTVAPGATDTPLLQAGLQDPRYGESIAKFIPPMGRRAEPAEMASVVGFLMSDAASYVHGAQLCVDGGIDALMRPTQF from the coding sequence ATGTCGACAATCGTCATGAGTGGTTGCGCAACCGGTATCGGTGCGGCCACACGCAAATTGCTGGAAGCTGAAGGTCGCCGTGTGATCGGCATCGATATCCGCGATGCCGAAGTCATCGCCGATCTGTCCACGCCCGAGGGGCGCCAGCAGGCCATACGCCATGCGCTGGAGCTGACCGGCGGCGCACTCGATGGTCTGGTGCTATGCGCCGGCCTGGGCCCGCAAACCCAGCCGGTGGGCAAGGTGGTGTCCGTCAATTACTTTGGCGCGGTCGAGTTGCTCGACGCTTTTTTGCCGGCTCTGCAAAAAGGCAGCAAGCCGGCGGCGGTGGTGATTTCCTCGGTAGCCTCGGCCCATCTGCCCTGGGACAAGAACCCGCTGGCAGCGGCGCTGGAAGCCGGCGAGGAAGCCAAGGCCCAGGCCATTGTGGTGGGCGCTGGCGAAGCCGGCGGCAACCTGGCTTATGCCGGCACCAAGAATGCGCTCACCGTTGCAGTGCGCAAGCGCACCGATGTCTGGGGCAAGGCGGGCGTGCGCCTCAATACTGTGGCCCCTGGCGCAACCGATACGCCTTTGCTGCAAGCCGGCCTGCAGGACCCGCGCTATGGCGAATCCATTGCCAAGTTCATCCCGCCCATGGGTCGCCGCGCCGAGCCTGCGGAGATGGCTTCCGTGGTCGGCTTTCTGATGAGCGATGCGGCCAGCTATGTGCACGGTGCCCAGCTGTGCGTGGATGGTGGCATAGATGCACTGATGCGTCCCACCCAGTTCTGA
- a CDS encoding SDR family oxidoreductase: MDTNNEFQSRVVLVTGGTKGIGKGIAQAFLKAGATVVVCGRQQPEDLPSCEGRSAEFIACDVREAQAVKELVTQVHERHGRLDVLINNAGGAPAVDAATVSPRFHEGVLRLNLFSTLHASQAANAVMQQQESGGVIVCIGSISALRPSPGTAAYGAAKAAVLSLVSSLAVEWAPKVRVVAVSPGLVRTEQSHLHFGDDDGIAKVAQTIPAGRLAEPEDIAQACLYVASPRAAYMSGTNLLLHGGGERPAFMGAANAESNTKTH, encoded by the coding sequence ATGGACACGAATAACGAATTTCAATCTCGCGTGGTGCTGGTAACCGGGGGGACCAAGGGCATAGGCAAGGGCATTGCCCAGGCCTTCCTCAAGGCCGGCGCCACGGTAGTCGTCTGCGGCCGCCAGCAACCCGAAGACCTGCCGAGCTGCGAAGGCCGCTCGGCCGAGTTCATCGCCTGCGATGTGCGTGAAGCCCAGGCCGTCAAGGAGCTGGTGACCCAGGTGCATGAACGCCACGGTCGCCTCGATGTGCTGATCAACAACGCAGGCGGTGCGCCCGCCGTGGATGCCGCCACCGTCTCGCCGCGCTTTCACGAAGGCGTGCTGCGCCTGAATCTTTTCTCCACCCTGCATGCCTCGCAGGCGGCCAATGCCGTGATGCAGCAGCAAGAGAGCGGCGGCGTCATCGTCTGCATAGGCAGCATCAGCGCGCTGCGCCCCTCGCCGGGTACGGCCGCCTACGGCGCGGCCAAGGCGGCGGTGCTCAGCCTGGTGAGCTCCCTGGCCGTGGAATGGGCACCCAAGGTGCGCGTGGTGGCCGTGAGCCCGGGCCTGGTGCGCACCGAGCAGTCGCATCTGCACTTTGGCGATGACGACGGGATTGCCAAAGTGGCGCAAACCATTCCCGCCGGCCGCCTGGCCGAACCCGAAGACATCGCTCAGGCCTGCCTGTATGTGGCATCGCCGCGCGCAGCCTATATGAGCGGCACGAATTTGCTGCTGCACGGCGGCGGCGAGCGTCCTGCCTTCATGGGCGCAGCCAATGCCGAGTCCAACACCAAAACCCACTAA
- a CDS encoding nuclear transport factor 2 family protein gives MNTLEHMQEVVRRYVAALNAADLDAIVALYAEEAVVEDPVGSPPKQGLAAIRAFYAESLKLALVVELQGEIRVTQNEAAFAFTVSFEYQGRKTTIAPIDHFVFDAQGKVISMRALFGKPNIHAA, from the coding sequence ATGAATACGCTGGAGCATATGCAGGAGGTGGTGCGCCGCTATGTGGCGGCGCTCAACGCTGCGGATCTGGACGCTATCGTGGCCTTGTACGCCGAAGAGGCCGTGGTGGAAGATCCTGTGGGCTCGCCGCCCAAGCAGGGTCTTGCGGCCATTCGTGCGTTTTATGCCGAGTCTTTGAAGCTGGCGCTGGTGGTGGAATTGCAGGGCGAAATTCGCGTCACGCAGAACGAGGCCGCATTTGCCTTTACCGTGAGTTTTGAATACCAGGGACGCAAGACCACGATTGCGCCCATCGATCACTTTGTCTTCGATGCACAAGGCAAGGTGATCAGCATGCGTGCGCTGTTCGGCAAGCCCAATATCCACGCGGCGTAA
- a CDS encoding enoyl-CoA hydratase gives MSISNTGPAVQELEVQRLEAGVVVLRLNRPQATNALSLSLQAALSQAFQQLGTDASVRCIVLTGGDKVFAAGGDIKSMDDCGPIEIMKRHTERVWAPIENCPKPIIAAVCGYAFGGGAELAMHCDIIIAGKGASFAQPEIRIGIMPGIGGTQRLVRAVGKFQAMRILLTGKPVSADEAYAMGLVSLVCEDDQVQSEALKMAQLIAAMPPLAVEQIKEVVIAGMDASLDTALMLERKANQLLFATQDQKEGMNAFIEKRKPVFEGR, from the coding sequence ATGTCAATCTCGAACACTGGCCCGGCCGTCCAGGAGCTGGAAGTGCAGCGCCTGGAAGCGGGTGTGGTGGTGCTGCGCCTGAACCGCCCCCAGGCCACCAATGCGCTCAGTCTTTCGCTGCAGGCGGCGCTGTCGCAAGCGTTTCAACAGCTGGGCACGGACGCCAGCGTGCGCTGCATCGTGCTCACCGGCGGCGACAAGGTTTTTGCAGCGGGCGGCGATATCAAAAGCATGGATGACTGCGGCCCCATAGAGATCATGAAGCGCCATACCGAGCGCGTCTGGGCACCGATAGAGAATTGTCCCAAGCCCATCATTGCCGCTGTCTGCGGCTATGCGTTCGGCGGCGGAGCGGAGCTGGCCATGCACTGCGACATCATCATTGCCGGCAAGGGCGCCAGCTTTGCCCAGCCTGAAATCCGCATCGGCATCATGCCGGGCATAGGCGGCACCCAGCGCCTCGTGCGGGCCGTCGGCAAGTTCCAGGCCATGCGCATCCTGCTGACCGGCAAACCGGTTAGCGCAGACGAGGCTTATGCGATGGGTCTGGTCAGCCTAGTCTGTGAGGACGATCAGGTGCAAAGCGAGGCCCTCAAAATGGCCCAGCTGATTGCCGCCATGCCGCCGCTGGCCGTGGAGCAGATCAAGGAAGTGGTGATTGCAGGCATGGATGCCTCGCTGGACACCGCCCTCATGCTGGAGCGCAAGGCCAACCAGCTGCTGTTTGCCACCCAGGATCAGAAGGAAGGCATGAACGCCTTTATCGAAAAGCGCAAACCGGTGTTCGAGGGACGCTGA
- a CDS encoding NADPH-dependent 2,4-dienoyl-CoA reductase, producing MKFPHLFQPMQVGHLTLKNRIIMGSMHTGLEDQDQGFEKLALFYGERARQGLDLIVTGGFGPNPYALGMPEHAQHSTLYLPEQVDQHRLITEAVHREGGHILLQILHVGRYDHGSGGVSPSSVLSKLSNRSSRELSHAQIEQIIADYIHCAQLAREAGYDGVEIMGGEGYLINQFLAPFTNFREDQWGGDANGRSRFALRIAQGIRQAIPDNFVLSFRLSLMDLVEDGGHWNEVLQLAGQLEAAGVDLFNTSVGWHEARVPTVAMVVPRAAFSWAAEQLKQAVSVPVAASNRINTPQVADALIAAGHADMVAMARPFLADPAFVSKAIAGDDQAINTCIACNQSCLDRIFTRQQVSCLVNPRACHEWEWPQDKTAKPLAIAVLGTGPAGLACAREAAERGHTVTMFENRARMGGQLNLAKTIPGKEEMGETLRYFQHEITRLGIAVKLATRPSMEELQGFDHVVVATGVVPRRSGIAGENHAKVIDYVEAIRSPGQIGARVAVVGAGPLGFDVAELLSHQSTADEGSVQAYQQEWGVDPQRQHRGGVKKTEKAGSPREIWLLQRSKSLPGSQLPTTTGWIRRSRLKAKAARMFNDVHYIQIDDNGLHLSIRGERRALSVDHIVVCAGQEAHDPWSAKLQAHNIAHTVIGGARDAHKIDAARAIREGAELGRKL from the coding sequence ATGAAATTCCCTCACCTTTTCCAGCCCATGCAAGTCGGGCATCTCACATTGAAGAACCGGATCATCATGGGCTCCATGCATACCGGGCTGGAAGACCAGGACCAGGGCTTTGAGAAGCTGGCGCTTTTCTATGGCGAACGTGCCAGGCAGGGGCTGGATCTCATCGTCACCGGCGGCTTCGGCCCCAACCCGTATGCCCTGGGCATGCCCGAGCATGCCCAGCACTCCACACTGTACCTGCCCGAGCAGGTGGACCAGCACCGCCTGATCACCGAAGCGGTTCACCGGGAAGGCGGCCACATACTGCTGCAAATTTTGCATGTGGGCCGCTACGACCATGGCAGCGGCGGCGTCTCGCCCAGCAGCGTGCTCTCCAAGCTCAGCAACCGCAGCTCGCGCGAGCTCTCCCACGCACAGATCGAACAGATCATTGCCGACTACATACACTGCGCCCAGCTGGCCAGGGAGGCCGGCTATGACGGCGTGGAAATCATGGGCGGCGAAGGCTATCTGATCAACCAGTTTCTGGCGCCTTTCACCAACTTCCGCGAAGACCAGTGGGGCGGCGATGCCAACGGCCGCAGCCGCTTTGCGCTGCGCATCGCGCAAGGCATACGCCAGGCGATTCCCGACAACTTCGTGCTGAGCTTTCGCCTGTCGCTGATGGATCTGGTGGAAGACGGCGGCCACTGGAACGAGGTGCTACAGCTGGCCGGACAGCTGGAAGCGGCCGGTGTGGACCTGTTCAACACCAGCGTGGGCTGGCACGAGGCCCGTGTGCCCACCGTAGCCATGGTCGTGCCGCGTGCCGCCTTCAGCTGGGCCGCCGAGCAGCTCAAGCAGGCCGTATCCGTGCCGGTGGCGGCCAGCAACCGCATCAACACGCCCCAGGTAGCCGATGCACTGATTGCCGCCGGACATGCGGACATGGTGGCCATGGCCCGCCCTTTTCTGGCCGACCCGGCCTTTGTCAGCAAGGCCATAGCAGGCGATGACCAGGCCATCAACACCTGCATTGCCTGCAACCAGTCCTGCCTGGATCGCATCTTCACCCGCCAGCAGGTCAGCTGTCTCGTCAACCCCCGCGCCTGTCATGAATGGGAATGGCCGCAGGACAAGACGGCCAAGCCGCTGGCCATTGCCGTGCTGGGCACCGGGCCTGCCGGCCTGGCCTGCGCACGCGAAGCGGCCGAGCGCGGCCACACGGTGACCATGTTCGAGAACCGCGCCCGCATGGGCGGACAGCTGAATCTGGCCAAGACCATCCCCGGAAAAGAGGAAATGGGCGAGACGCTGCGCTACTTCCAGCATGAAATCACGCGGCTGGGCATTGCCGTCAAACTGGCTACACGGCCTTCGATGGAGGAGCTGCAAGGCTTTGACCATGTGGTGGTCGCCACCGGCGTGGTGCCAAGGCGCAGCGGCATTGCCGGCGAGAACCATGCCAAGGTCATCGACTATGTGGAGGCCATACGCTCGCCCGGCCAGATAGGCGCACGCGTGGCCGTGGTGGGTGCCGGCCCGCTGGGCTTTGATGTGGCCGAGCTGCTGAGCCACCAAAGCACAGCGGACGAGGGCAGCGTGCAGGCCTATCAGCAGGAATGGGGGGTGGACCCCCAGCGCCAGCACCGCGGCGGCGTCAAGAAAACGGAAAAAGCCGGCTCGCCACGCGAAATCTGGCTGCTGCAGCGCAGCAAGTCCCTGCCCGGCAGCCAGTTGCCCACCACCACCGGCTGGATACGCCGCAGCCGGCTGAAAGCCAAGGCCGCCCGCATGTTCAACGATGTGCACTACATACAGATCGACGACAACGGTCTGCACCTGAGCATTCGCGGCGAACGGCGCGCGCTTTCGGTGGACCATATCGTGGTCTGCGCCGGCCAGGAGGCCCATGACCCATGGTCGGCCAAGCTGCAAGCCCACAACATTGCGCACACCGTGATTGGCGGTGCGCGCGACGCTCACAAAATTGACGCAGCCCGCGCCATCAGAGAAGGGGCCGAACTCGGCCGAAAACTTTAG